The Anastrepha ludens isolate Willacy chromosome 2, idAnaLude1.1, whole genome shotgun sequence DNA window tataggttcattataatattgctataaagttcatattttattttcttcattttattattattcatcctcaatgttttcaatttcaacaaatgatacgagtggcttatgatagctaaaatatgatacaaatgctttggtttcgatgttgtcaacatgtctttgaaataccgcgtcaatggttgtttttgatcgtgttgtcgattcagtgcgattgttacacatttttaaattgaatgttgtatgagaaagtcaattgaaggaaccgctgtgtccaatgcaaaatttacgttaaaatcgccacttaaaatcattggaactttatcgtaatcttttctaagtatccgcgatacttctggtgtatactttattaaattttcgtgaatgaattccgtgatgctatttattgattttttttttctgtcgatattcacgacacttttctgcattatttttcggcataattgcggtaaatatttaaaaatgaaaatatttacgaatataaaaatacacacgcggttgcttttatgagcgtccccagcaaaacctgcgtgaccgaaactctaacacaattacatttttttgaatgttacaaacacatatgcacgcaggttttgctggggcgtgaccgaaactctaacacaattacacatatgcactcgtatttgtttgaaaatcgactttgttttttggttctccgtcacctttggaaaatgtgtaaacagtaagcaaactttattcaaatattttccctcatttttgcatcagtaaaattaaacaaacgccgtagccgaatgggttggtgcgtgactactattcagaattcacagagagaacgtcagttcgaatctcggtgaaaacaccaaaattaaggaaaactatttttctaatagcgttcaccCCTCagcgggcaatggcaaaacaccgagtgtatttctgccatgaaaaaaagctcctcataaacatatcataaaataaaataaaataactgtataaaaagaatttttttcttgtgattcgaaccaaggattttggatcggaagctcacattgctagtcGCTCGGCTaccgcgccatgctgtcggcgctggcgtaaaagttatttagttcgtcgctacgtttatatcaacatataatataacgcttcgtagccaagagtgtcgcttttttcgtttcactttttctcaaatcactcccaacgattctaaagaagttttcacttcaataaaccgtgctgaaaatgaagaaagactCGAGTTGAAAGGATCTACAGGCAGACCAAAACAAGTAACGCAGCGAATtgaatgtaaaattattaaagctATTTATAATAGCCCGCAAAGCAGTACAAGAGGATTAACTCTTCAAGTGGAAAAAGACTACGGGTTAAGAGTTTCTCATGAAACTGTTcgaaaagtgttgcaaaaatacaaatattcttCTAGAGTGGTTAGGGAAAAACCCCCTATTATCAGCACAAACCGTTGATAAAAGATTGCGATTTGCCACCGAGCACATATCACTTCCCACAAAATACTGGGATGACGTTATTTTCTCAGATGAGACGAAAATGATGCTCTACTACCATGATAGACCCCAGAGAGTTTGGCGTAAGCTTCTCACagcactacaaaacaaaaatagcatCCCTACCGTAAAGTTTGGGAAACtgtgagtaatggtttggggttgTACATATATCAACAATGGGAGTgggtgaaatcaaaattttggacgAAATAATGACCAAGGAAGTATatcttgatattaaaaaaaaaaaacgaattgactTCCAGTATTAGAAAATTCGGCTTTGTTGACCCGGAAAattcgaacaaatttaaatacaaatactatcaagataatgatcccaaaCATAAATCTTATTTAAGCAGGTCCTGATTACTCTACAACTGCACCAAAGTTATTAACACTCCCGCCGAAAGTCCCGAcattaacccaatcgaaaatttgtgggttcatttaaaaagaaaggaaaaagatcgccaactaataaaactgaattaataagattcatcagaaaagagtggggaaaataccattggaatatgATATTCCGAAACTACTTAAATCAATGCGAAGTCGTCTTCAAGTGGTAATCGATGCCCAAGGAGGACATACAAAATATGATCCCCAAAagactgcattttttgttgttttcatcagttatgcaacgatttttttgacactttttaaatagagtaaacatcttttgttgttgttgtttttgtaatgtgtgtgtgtttatttaataactgttcGCGCCTAATAGGACAAgtagacaagtacagtaatggaatgtgtgtatacattttttgtttacttttttatttgttgttgaaaTTCTCAATCaaacctaaaattttaaatttttcttctctatgcaaagatattcttgacaaactgtatattATAGTCGTAATGGCAAATTAAAGCTGCCGCCTGTTTACCATATAAACCACCTACTAAAGCAGACTTGTGATAAggtgctacaataacaacaacaagcaacttttttctcttcaaAGTGTTTTGTGTATTTGCAGTCATTTTCCTTTTAGTTTCCACATCACTTTTCAAATGCACATACGTACAAAcaaacacatatgtatacactTTCAGTTACTGAATCGCTTGTAGAtatacacaaacacatgcatacatgtatgtacactTCCTCTGCTTTCGAATGCGTCAAAGTAGCTAAGTAGTATAtggtaatatttaaaattagatacacataaatttgcaaaattaaattaaaaaaattacaatcgtTTACAATACActttctaaattatttaaatacgctaaaaaaatcttaaaacactATTTTTCTCAACAATACTTCAGAAAGCGTTAAATATACCTCAGAAtccgaaaaatataatttacaatTGACGATTCTCAAGTGGGTTTAAAGCTGACCAACTGCTTTTCTGCAATAAAATGTAACTGCAAACTATTTCTGAAGTATATTTAACGGTTTCCGCATTACTATTGAAAAAGATGTAGACACATATGCTGAAACCAAAATGTTTCACATATGTAGCTAAAGCGTAGAGCAAGTGTCAATTCCGAACTTAACtacaatacttaattttttattagcaaaactttacatttttcttttaattattacaTCTGCTGCCAAAAAAATGCCTACTTAAATTCGAAACAAGCATGCcaaattttgcacatttttttataactctacatacaacataaatacatacatatctactgtTTGCACGAACAACAATCAATGTAACACGTAAGCTGTCAATTACaagtacataaaaaaatgtatacaacttTAAATATtagatacaaaaataaatttgcttctataaaatgttttacattATTAAGATTTgcataatttaactaaaaaagatatacatatacTCAGCTAAGGTGCATTAATATATTGTAGGAAGTCTATTAACGCTCACGCTGCTCTGTTCTAGAAGAGATAATTTTTCCCCCCGCTgacagatatttaatttttatttaacttattagCAGCCTAGTTTTATGTTAATTTTCCACCTTTCCAAGCTTTTAAGTAACGCTACCGGCATTCGTACCGCTGCCAACACAGGTGGTATTGCTACTACTTCCACTCTGTTCGCTCTCCAGCTGTGCCAACTACGCAGCCATTTTCGGTTTGTGCACCTCGGCGCGTTTACGTATCGCTTTCATGCGTTGCTTGCCATAGGAACGCATGAAGACCGCAAAGAATACAACCAATATGCCGAAAATACCCAACACAGAAATTTTGTGCTTGTAGATCAAACAGGAAAGTAATATCGCAAAAGCctaaaaagagaagaaaacaaGAAGCACATTGCtgataaatatttgaatgtatgtatatacatacgtgtgTATCAAACTCTGCGTGGATACAACTGTtagtattttatacaaaatgaaaaataaacaaaatgcgcAGGTAAAATATATTATGCCCTGTGGGGAACATTCATGTATATTTGCTTTTATGagtagtgttttatttttaattcgtttATAGAGATAGACAGTTCCGAGCggcggatatttttatgaggagctttttcatgacagaaatacactcggaggtttgccattggctgccgaggggcgaccgctattagaaaaatgtttttcttaattttggtgtttctaccgagattcgaaccaacgttccctttgtgaattccgaatagtaatcacgcaccaacccattcgttgTTGTTGAATGTTTATAAACCTCAAATTTTGTGCGCAAACCACTTTATTATTAACCTAAACCGCAAAAGCGTCCTCAAGTCTCTAGGCGGTGGCACTTGAGGTAAAGATCGATATTGATTGACTGGCCAGTTCTAAGCTACGCAGGACCCGAGGGGAAGGTTGCACTGCATAGCACCGTCTTCACATGCCACCTTAAACTCACCCATCTAATATTCCTTTCTCTCTAATTCCACCCTGTTTCCTGAACCTACCATTAAATGAGATATACGACGACTACCGATAACTTTATTTCTCTTGTCAGAGTTTCGTCAACTACTACAAAAACAACCTCTTCATATGAGCCTTTTTAAGACCACCAGTCGGCCTGGGTCGACCGTTAGATGATCAACAACGTGTGATGTGTTGTGTTAACGGATATAATTACAAACAAATTGATAGTTTCATTAATCTAAGCAGGGTTTGGTATGcgcataaaacaacaacaacaacaagccgacgagatccaggacaaaacggacagacaATTGCTGGACCAGACATTCAACGgaagacccttaccaccttcttaagctcccgacaaCCGAATGCCGagatcggagtccaaccaccacctacagcaggtGAAGAACGCCAGccattcccacgacagtcggttctacgttaccggaacgacccggatttatatccgaccaaggactgtcactccagcagcattctccgcACATACATGGGGAAtgattatgctgctacaacaacaacaagaacgcCAGCttcccgtgagactcgtgtaacctTGGtataattacgttctggatattgtagcagattAAACTGCTACTTATACAGAATTGACcgcgacataccaaacatatgtccagcatttGAAAACACCCCACACgtcactaaccaccttttcacatgctccATTAatcccactcatctaacacctctctccctctagACTAGACCCaccctgtcgaaacagcaagtttcctgagcctaccgttagatgagttagacgaagacgaccggtgatttacactacactgacagggtttagaATGGccgctactacaacaacaacatcagccTAGTTCTGAATAGAAATTTAGCGGCATTTTCGCATATTTCCACATCCATCTATCGAAACCTTCCTAAGaggatttattttcttttctgtttacTCTAATCATAAACAAACTTCGGCAgggaatattttttggaaaaaagtagttACTATTACAAAGAGGTAGCCCGTGCagatttaaaaccaaaaaattacagGTGGATACCTAAATGTTGAGCACACATTTTCTAATATAGAAATTTGAACGCCAAACTTGCATGCATAAATATTCCAAAGCAAATTGTGTGTAGTACCTTTTAATTCaacgtatttgtatttaataaaaattaaagctatTTAGTCAAGCCTATTTAAACgcctttgttaaaaaaaaaatatgtgttctaCTTTCTACTGGATTGAaacaatgaaaatgtttgtcaaACATTAAACCCCCCATTTGAAATGCCAGCTGTTTCAAGTTTTGTTGGTATATAATTCACGCCTGGAGTACTAGCTGCCGGTAAGTGCTAGAAGCCTATGCACGCTGATGTTTAAGTTACgcaatataaacatacatacacacatacatatttataagcaTATTGTATTGATAAACTAAAATTCATAGTTTACCTTagcatattcaaaataaattaggTCAAATAAATTGGGTACACACATTCCACCACACACATAATAACTCACCTGCCGTAATGTCATGATGATCGTAAATACAACTGCACCAAACACAGATATTGTATAGAAAATGAATAATTGACCCACAGCCGAACACATGGAAATTGTGAAAGCATCGAGTATGAATTTTGGATgctataaaataaacaaaattaatattttgatatatgacgttctttatattatattatatatttcttgcTCACCTCACTGGCAAATTCTAGCGAGTCTATGAAACTTCCTTGCAACCACAATGAAGTAGCTGTAAATATGGTGGAAAACAAATTGACACCTGCCATCATTTGCAGTGAGGACATTTCGTAGTTCTTGAATAGATCATCTTGCCAATTTGCTGTAAAACTGTCACAAGTTAAGTACATTATGAGTAGAAAGGTGCCAGTGAATGTGGTCACACTGCTAGCTTTGGTATTACTCGCTGAAccagtcataaaaaatatcattccaAGTGATATTAGCACAGCCGATACATATTCATACCAATCATATTTGTTTTTCGATATAATTTTTCCCATTAACATGACGGGTATGATTTTGCATGCCTTCGCTAGCACCTGCGTAGGGAAACTAACGAATTTGAGCGCCTCATATTGGAACCATGCACTCATTATATTCGAAAAAGAGGCAAAGGAATACTTATAGAGTGGTGTACAATGGCGATTGGATGATCGTTTGATACGTAGCGTCACTAATGCACACATAAAGGCAGAAAAACGATTGCAGAAGACAAGAAATTGTGAGTCTTTAAAATGTGATGGTTGACCAGCGTAATTGAAATATTGTTGTGTCATTATTTTCTCCTGGAGTACACCCCACGTTAGATAAGATACCATGAGTCCACCAAAGCACCAGAACAGTAGTAGCGTCTCCTGAGATTTTGTGCGTTTCTGCGCTCCATTAGGCGTTGGTATCGGTTCCATTGGTTTCCGTTCCATGGATTCAGAATAGTCGAGTTCTGTACCTGGACTGCCGGTAATGCACATACTAACAGCAGCATAAATGCATGTTTTTTCTGCTCcaagggaaaaataaaaatgtatatttatattgttaAATGCTAATTTAACTTACCACTTCTCTCAAGGTATTTTGTGCGTTTAACATATTTGTAAATAAGATAGCCAGGTACAAAGACGCAACTGTAGCCAAAACAATTGGCTATAAGTTTCAACAACCACGAGTACTCTTTGTTTGCTTGGGATTCCACGAGCTGCGAAAGTGTAGCGTGTGTATAATAGCCACCGAAGGAAAGGCGTAATATGTCCGAAAAGAAGTGTATCAATAGAAGAGCCGTAACCACGAAACCGctatacatatgaataaaaggAGGGTAGAGAGAAAGAGTCAATTTAAATTAGttgaaaagttattaaatataaatatgtttttatttacaattgctTAACCACCACTCACCAAATAACAACATCTGGCACCATTTTTGCCATTGTAACCTTTTATCCCTCCTTGGTCTAAGATATACTGGTGATAAACTCGTATTCTGGTTAGTTTTGCACTTTCGAATCCTCACACGTCTTCGATGTGTCAACTCCTTTTTCACTGCACCTCAAAAATTCAACTACTTTTAATTTGCTCGTTCAGTTGATGGTCGCATTCACAACTAATCTGACTGCCCTTAACGATACAATTGATATTGCTTAGCATAGTCGCTGCCTTGGCAAATTTCGTTCGactaatgaaaaaaagtttttttgtttgttgatcAGTTTATGCCTAGCGGCGTCAAATAACAAATCCAGAAGTTCGATGATCGCTTTTATTGCCGGCCAAAATACATTAATAGTTTTCTGGATATCTCGGTGGTCAAAAGTTCACTGCCCTTATCATAACACAACTGGTTTTGCAAACGAGATAAATagtatgcacaaaaaaaaacagatcagaaaaatatgttaatatgctAACTCATTACTTCTTTCTCACAGaacttgtaaatatttatgacttAATAAATGAGCAGTTGCTACTTACAAGAGGTAAAGCAGTCTAGTCGTTGTATCTTTGCCAAATTATGCCATTCGTGTCTACCTGATGCTGCCTCTACAACTGCTAATGTTGAAGTATGTGTGTTGGTGCTGTGCTCTAAGATCTTAAGCGGGGCTATGAATGGGCCCCAGCTCCACAAAAAGGGGAGCTGTAGAAGAAAACTTTCTAACTTGGTCAGTTGTCAAAAAACAGCTGTTTGTGTAAACAACATCGGCCTAATCAGCAGTTCTTCCCATGTAGGGTTGCATTTCAAATTAAGTGTTAAAATGGAAACGGAACGTGTGTCAGTAGGGATTGTTTATTTGGctcatatttaatttaagtttgatgacTAAATTTATCATATTTTCATATGGTGATGTTAATATCCGTGTTGAAAAAGTTCGTTTCCAACCACATTCAAAttcttctggtttttattttttattttgttgaagaCATAACCAATACctaatatattttgatttttatatattatgaaataatataaaataaaaaaaaaataaggagtaataactaaaaaatttaatatatccgATGATAGCGCCTAAGCGCCAAGTAACGAAGCGCCACAATGGCAAGCTTGGCAATTTGATCCGttggcaaaataaatttgatattttaataatatgttATTCCACTGAATGAAATGGAGCTAGtttgtgtaaaaaaaacatACCGCAACACTTTTTGCCAATTGATTAATAACTGCCAACTAATATACTGCGAATAATacgttcggccgccgtagccgaatgggttggtgcgtgactaccatttgcaatttacagagagaacgtcggttcgaatcttggtgaaacaccaaaattaagaaaaaaacatttcactaatagcggtcgcccctcggcaggcaatggcaaacctccgagtgtatttctgccatgaaaaggctcctcataaaaatatctgccgttcggagtcggcttaaaactgtaggtccctccatttgtggaacaacatcaagacgcacaccacaagtaggaggaggagctcggccaaacacccaaaaagtgtgcacgagccaattatatataaatataaagaaaaacgtcaaagtaaaaccTAAATACCATacatgccggcaaagaaaatagGATTGTATACATaattctaatataatttttgttagatattactaattatacattcatattacagaaaaaagcgtgtgtccataagCGCTTTGTCCacctattatatgtatgtatatatacattggccgagctcctcctcctatttgtggcaggcgtcttgatgttcctcaaatggagggacctacagtttcaagcgaacggcagatattttttatgaggagctttttcatggcagaaatacactcggaggtttgccattgcctgccgacctgcctggggcgaccgctattagaaaaaaacctttttcttcattttggtgtttcaccgagattcgaacctacgttcacactctgaaatccgaatggtagtcacgcaccaacactttcggctacgaCGGTCCGAATATGTATTGCagtgataattttttgaaacctcagtaaacgtcgtttacggatttcttCCAGCTGTTTATTACTagtagccaattgcgcaattaaataagCTATTCATAtcgtaaataataattaattaaacaaactaaaaactcaaaaatattccaccaaagcaatttctatgaagaaaaacctttcacaccagtattgacagctgattgtcaattttgcaggtaatctgccatatgtgaacggctagattaattttgtggatttattgctatttACTGCATATTTGAacgtattttattcattttgcgcGAATGAAGAACTTGGTGAACTCTACAAACATTTGTATGTGGTATATAAGAGTCATCGAAATAATAATCCCAACATTGATAAACCGATTTTGTGGCGCCAAGATTATTATCGCATTATCATCTAAAATCGCTTTCGTCAAAAACaagtttacaaaaacaaaatccatgatTGAAGTTAACGAATAATACTAAAACAAGTTCGGTGTCGAAATCCTTCTCAGTGAAAACTCTTaatgattttaatataaaatttataatttaaagcaAAAGTGGTAAGCCTATGAGCAACTCTGATTGCTGAATCATCCTTCGGATTTTTGCTGATATATTCACAAGGAGTCGCCATCTTTCTTTTGCATCAGCACCAGCAAAAATTCAAGCTTGTGAATTTCGCAAGAATAgttaattttcttgaaaataacttcaataaataaaataagaatttattcatattaaaaataaatatacttcCATAAACTTAGCTGGAGCGCCAGCTGAAATTCTTTGCGGAGACTTCCGCACTTCTTCAGTACGCTGAAAACGtgaaattgctttaaaattaaattggatCTAAGTCTACGTATTTTCTTCAAGGTAAGATTTAGTAGATATTATTTTGCTTGTATAGATATATATTAGAGATAAATTAATTattgtccgccattttgtatacGACGGCCTTGAGGTTTTTTCGTGCATATTTGCAAGCAATGCGAGTATACATACTAATTTTAGATGCATGCTAAATGGTGATATTCATTACAGAAATAGATAAGTTAAGTCACTGCATATAAGGTAAATGTTAGGTCTTGTTgttattaacaaaatataacTTCTCATACACCGCATACAATTTTAGTCTGTTATAAATAAGgcttttcttttatatacatacatacatattaaacaGAAAGGGATAATTTTAGTCTACACCCACTTTTTGCCTTTTGCGAGGTACATAATATGTAGTTGTGTTTCTTGATAAATGTATGCATTTGAATTTCTAAAGGAGCAACAACCATGATACAAAAACTAATTGAAATTGTATTACAGGTAGTAAGCATAGGCATATGTTTTAACAAGTATTCGTTTCGAATTTTCGTCT harbors:
- the LOC128870692 gene encoding adenosine 3'-phospho 5'-phosphosulfate transporter 1, which translates into the protein MAKMVPDVVICGFVVTALLLIHFFSDILRLSFGGYYTHATLSQLVESQANKEYSWLLKLIANCFGYSCVFVPGYLIYKYVKRTKYLERSEKTCIYAAVSMCITGSPGTELDYSESMERKPMEPIPTPNGAQKRTKSQETLLLFWCFGGLMVSYLTWGVLQEKIMTQQYFNYAGQPSHFKDSQFLVFCNRFSAFMCALVTLRIKRSSNRHCTPLYKYSFASFSNIMSAWFQYEALKFVSFPTQVLAKACKIIPVMLMGKIISKNKYDWYEYVSAVLISLGMIFFMTGSASNTKASSVTTFTGTFLLIMYLTCDSFTANWQDDLFKNYEMSSLQMMAGVNLFSTIFTATSLWLQGSFIDSLEFASEHPKFILDAFTISMCSAVGQLFIFYTISVFGAVVFTIIMTLRQAFAILLSCLIYKHKISVLGIFGILVVFFAVFMRSYGKQRMKAIRKRAEVHKPKMAA